Proteins from a genomic interval of Clostridium scatologenes:
- a CDS encoding ABC transporter ATP-binding protein: MSEKIIETVNLTKKFKDFKAVNGINLTVKKGRVYGFLGPNGAGKSTTIRMLLGLIKPTKGQVKIFGMDLRKNRIDILKKVGSMVEAPSYYGNLTAYENLQVTAELLELDHKYIDEVLEVVKLTEWKNRQVSKFSLGMKQRLGIAQALISKPELLILDEPTNGLDPSGIHEIRGLIKKLPKIYDMTVIISSHNLSEIELIADDIGIINRGNILFQGTLEELHAKSKGELCIGSKNLQETINTLNNYGCKFKLKDKDIFLQPEGREADDILKQLILDDNKIFKFVEVQKSLEEIFLDLTEGGEIK; the protein is encoded by the coding sequence ATGTCAGAAAAAATTATAGAAACAGTAAATTTAACAAAGAAATTTAAAGATTTTAAAGCGGTAAATGGCATAAATTTAACAGTTAAAAAAGGAAGGGTTTATGGCTTTTTAGGACCTAATGGTGCAGGAAAATCAACAACTATAAGAATGCTTTTGGGACTTATAAAACCTACAAAAGGACAAGTTAAAATTTTTGGTATGGATTTGAGAAAAAATAGAATAGATATTTTGAAAAAGGTAGGCTCTATGGTAGAGGCACCATCCTATTATGGAAATTTAACAGCTTATGAAAATCTTCAAGTAACGGCAGAACTTTTAGAACTTGACCATAAGTATATTGATGAAGTTCTAGAAGTGGTAAAGCTTACTGAATGGAAAAATAGACAAGTAAGTAAATTTTCATTAGGAATGAAGCAGAGATTAGGAATTGCACAAGCTTTAATATCAAAACCTGAGCTTTTAATATTGGATGAACCTACTAATGGACTTGATCCATCAGGAATTCATGAAATAAGAGGCCTTATTAAAAAACTTCCAAAGATTTATGATATGACAGTGATTATATCTAGCCACAATTTAAGCGAAATTGAACTTATAGCAGATGACATTGGAATTATAAATAGAGGAAATATATTGTTTCAAGGAACACTTGAGGAGTTGCATGCTAAAAGTAAAGGAGAACTTTGTATAGGATCAAAAAATCTACAAGAGACTATAAACACATTAAATAACTATGGATGCAAATTTAAGTTGAAAGATAAAGATATTTTTTTGCAACCTGAAGGCAGAGAAGCTGATGATATTTTAAAACAGTTAATATTAGATGACAATAAAATATTTAAATTTGTAGAAGTGCAAAAATCACTTGAAGAAATATTTCTTGACCTTACTGAAGGAGGAGAAATTAAATGA